The following are encoded in a window of Paenibacillus polymyxa genomic DNA:
- a CDS encoding DNA polymerase III subunit alpha, whose amino-acid sequence MSSFVHLHVHSEYSLLDGAARTAELVKQASAYGMKALALTDHGVMYGAIPFYRACVENGIKPIIGCEAYMTAGSRKERGSRKDQPIYHLILLAKNKTGYQNLMKLCSIGHLEGFHYKPRIDMEALAAHHEGIICLSACLGGEVPQHLLHGREAEARRAAERYRNIFGDDFYLELQDHGLSEQKRVNPLLIALAKELNIPLVATNDVHYLTEPDADVQDVLICIGTGKTVDDEERLRIPTRQLYLKSQEDMARLFPHVAEAIANTVRIAEKCELELEFGQSILPEYRPLPEGMTSSSYLRNLCVQGLERRYGSDPGWEQPEERERLNQRLNYELNTIDSMGFSDYFLIVWDFIAFAHKHKIATGPGRGSSAGSLVAYVLNITNVDPMKYNLLFERFLNPERISMPDIDIDFSDERRDEVIDYVVQKYGNEHVAQIITFGTLAARAAVRDVGRALNVPYGEVDKAAKLIPAQLGINIRHALEITPELKTLYETKPKTRELLDMAIKVEGMPRHASTHAAGVVISRTPLTDTVPLQEGSEGVPLTQYSMENLERIGLLKMDFLGLRTLSIIERCIHWIAEEHGETPDFSRIPDNDPHTYDLLGKGDTGGVFQLESAGVRRVLKDLKPSVFEDIISVLALYRPGPMGFIPNFIQAKHGQIEISYPHPDLEPILKDTYGIIVYQEQIMQIASRMAGFSLGEADLLRRAVSKKKREVLDLERGHFVEGSIKQGYTEEEAGRVYDMIVRFADYGFPRAHAAAYGVLAFQTAYLKAHYPVQFMASMLTAVMGSHRKVAEYVVECRRMDIAVLPPDVNESGVLFTPLQQGGIRFGLAAIKNVGTQAMESILAVRKERPFDSLLDFCRRVDLRVCNKRVIESLIQAGAFDSLTGHRAQLLAMLDETVDAAVKWRKERDDLQIDMFGFVEMPNWDIEYPNVPKFSASQQLELERELLGLYLSGHPLDDFESLLESSEADRLMELGDVPDETVVVTAGMVVSLKTITTKQGKTMAFIELEDQIERCEVVLFPEVWKRSQQWIEKGALLTLRAKMQQQDEHFKLLADETAPLAEDSLARLLQRRRASTRSSAAGTSVPAAGSPAGGPGGRAARVSPPPSAANASASPQPKAARPVMAASPRGAEAARGEQVPVPRSSEPTTHQRVFVKITRQAEEDASLLVSLKALLQEHPGAMPTVLFYESNQRLLALSDAYSIKPSPQLFDQMESMLGEGTVKVK is encoded by the coding sequence ATGAGTTCATTTGTGCATTTGCATGTTCATAGCGAGTACAGCCTGCTGGACGGCGCGGCTCGTACCGCGGAGTTGGTCAAACAGGCATCAGCTTACGGAATGAAGGCGCTGGCCCTTACAGACCACGGGGTTATGTACGGTGCCATTCCTTTTTATAGAGCGTGTGTAGAGAACGGCATTAAGCCGATTATCGGGTGTGAGGCCTATATGACGGCAGGATCGCGCAAGGAGCGTGGCAGCCGGAAGGATCAGCCCATATATCATTTGATTTTGCTCGCCAAAAATAAAACAGGCTATCAAAATCTGATGAAGTTGTGCTCCATCGGCCATTTGGAGGGCTTTCACTACAAGCCGCGCATCGACATGGAGGCTTTGGCTGCCCATCATGAAGGCATCATATGCCTGAGCGCTTGTTTGGGCGGTGAAGTGCCGCAGCATTTACTGCATGGTCGGGAAGCTGAAGCACGACGAGCAGCGGAACGGTATCGTAACATTTTTGGCGATGATTTTTATCTGGAACTCCAGGACCATGGTCTTTCGGAGCAAAAACGTGTAAATCCTCTCTTGATCGCACTGGCGAAGGAACTGAATATTCCACTGGTGGCGACGAATGACGTGCATTACTTGACTGAGCCAGATGCGGACGTGCAAGACGTTCTGATCTGTATCGGGACAGGGAAGACAGTTGACGATGAGGAACGCTTGCGTATACCAACACGTCAGTTGTATCTGAAAAGTCAGGAGGATATGGCTCGTTTATTCCCGCATGTGGCAGAAGCCATCGCCAACACGGTGCGTATTGCTGAAAAATGCGAACTAGAGCTGGAATTCGGTCAATCCATTTTGCCTGAATATCGCCCGCTGCCGGAAGGAATGACCTCTTCGTCCTATTTACGCAATCTGTGCGTGCAAGGGCTGGAGCGTCGCTATGGAAGCGATCCCGGATGGGAGCAACCAGAGGAACGGGAAAGGCTGAACCAACGGCTAAACTATGAGTTGAATACCATTGACAGTATGGGTTTCAGCGATTATTTCCTGATTGTATGGGATTTTATTGCCTTCGCTCATAAGCATAAGATTGCAACGGGACCGGGGCGGGGTTCCTCAGCAGGCAGTTTGGTTGCCTATGTGCTTAACATCACGAATGTCGATCCGATGAAATACAACCTGCTCTTTGAACGGTTTCTGAATCCAGAACGAATTAGTATGCCAGATATAGATATTGATTTTAGTGATGAACGGCGTGACGAGGTTATCGACTATGTAGTACAGAAGTACGGAAATGAGCATGTAGCGCAAATTATTACATTTGGAACGCTGGCGGCAAGAGCCGCTGTCCGTGATGTCGGTCGTGCATTGAACGTGCCGTATGGCGAGGTGGACAAGGCAGCCAAGCTGATTCCGGCGCAGTTAGGTATTAATATCCGTCATGCGCTGGAAATCACCCCGGAGCTAAAAACGCTATATGAAACGAAGCCCAAGACACGTGAACTGCTGGATATGGCGATCAAGGTTGAAGGAATGCCTCGTCATGCTTCGACACATGCAGCAGGTGTTGTCATTTCGCGGACTCCATTGACCGATACGGTTCCGCTTCAAGAGGGGAGCGAAGGGGTTCCTTTGACGCAGTACTCGATGGAAAATCTAGAGCGCATTGGTTTGCTTAAAATGGATTTCCTTGGGCTGCGTACGCTCTCCATTATTGAACGGTGCATACACTGGATTGCGGAAGAGCATGGAGAAACGCCTGATTTTAGTCGTATTCCCGATAATGATCCGCATACCTATGACTTGCTGGGCAAAGGAGATACAGGAGGCGTATTCCAGCTGGAGTCGGCCGGTGTACGCCGGGTACTCAAGGATTTGAAGCCGAGTGTATTCGAGGATATCATTTCTGTCCTGGCTTTGTATCGTCCGGGCCCGATGGGCTTTATTCCTAACTTTATACAGGCCAAGCATGGTCAGATTGAGATTTCTTATCCGCATCCTGACCTGGAACCGATCTTAAAGGATACGTACGGTATTATTGTGTATCAGGAGCAAATCATGCAGATTGCTTCGCGCATGGCGGGCTTTTCCCTGGGAGAAGCCGATCTGTTGCGCCGGGCTGTGTCCAAGAAAAAGCGCGAAGTGTTGGATCTGGAGCGCGGGCATTTTGTCGAAGGCAGTATCAAGCAGGGATACACGGAGGAGGAGGCCGGAAGGGTTTACGATATGATTGTCCGTTTTGCTGACTACGGCTTCCCGCGTGCCCATGCAGCTGCTTATGGTGTGCTAGCATTTCAAACGGCTTATCTAAAGGCCCATTATCCGGTACAATTCATGGCTTCAATGCTGACAGCCGTGATGGGAAGTCATCGGAAAGTGGCTGAATATGTCGTCGAATGCCGTCGTATGGATATCGCAGTGTTGCCGCCTGATGTGAATGAGAGCGGGGTGTTGTTTACTCCTTTACAGCAGGGAGGCATCCGCTTCGGCCTAGCAGCGATTAAAAATGTCGGCACACAGGCGATGGAGAGCATTCTCGCTGTTCGCAAGGAACGGCCTTTCGACAGCCTGCTCGATTTTTGTCGACGTGTCGATTTGCGGGTATGTAATAAGAGAGTAATTGAATCGCTTATTCAGGCAGGAGCCTTTGATTCATTGACGGGTCATCGGGCACAATTGCTTGCCATGCTGGATGAAACGGTGGATGCAGCCGTCAAGTGGCGCAAGGAACGAGATGACTTACAAATTGATATGTTTGGTTTTGTGGAAATGCCCAATTGGGATATCGAATATCCCAATGTACCCAAATTCAGTGCCAGTCAGCAGTTAGAGCTGGAACGCGAACTGCTGGGACTGTATTTATCCGGGCACCCGTTGGATGATTTTGAGTCGCTGTTGGAAAGCAGCGAGGCGGATCGTTTGATGGAGCTGGGCGATGTGCCAGATGAAACGGTTGTTGTGACCGCAGGCATGGTAGTGTCACTAAAAACGATTACGACCAAGCAGGGTAAGACCATGGCCTTCATTGAGCTGGAGGATCAGATTGAGCGCTGTGAGGTTGTGCTGTTTCCTGAGGTATGGAAGCGAAGCCAGCAGTGGATTGAAAAGGGAGCTTTGCTTACGCTTCGAGCCAAGATGCAGCAGCAGGACGAGCACTTCAAGCTCCTTGCGGATGAGACCGCCCCGCTGGCAGAAGACTCGCTGGCCCGGCTCCTCCAGCGCCGACGTGCCAGTACGCGCTCGTCCGCCGCTGGAACATCCGTGCCAGCTGCTGGCTCTCCTGCTGGCGGCCCGGGCGGGAGAGCGGCGCGCGTGTCGCCCCCGCCTTCGGCAGCCAATGCATCTGCTTCGCCTCAACCGAAGGCGGCCCGTCCCGTGATGGCTGCTTCACCGCGTGGAGCCGAAGCGGCTCGAGGTGAGCAGGTGCCAGTCCCGCGCAGCTCGGAGCCGACCACTCATCAGCGGGTGTTTGTCAAAATCACCCGCCAGGCCGAGGAGGACGCCAGCTTGCTGGTCAGTCTCAAGGCACTGCTCCAGGAGCATCCCGGTGCTATGCCTACCGTACTTTTTTATGAGAGCAACCAGCGTCTGCTGGCCTTGAGCGATGCTTACAGCATTAAGCCCTCTCCTCAGCTTTTTGATCAAATGGAGTCGATGTTGGGTGAAGGTACGGTGAAAGTCAAATGA
- a CDS encoding phosphatidylglycerophosphatase A, whose translation MSYEYAETLLNRRGIRIESIADIVFQLQLKYYPHLTMEECIDSVKAVLQKREVQYTLLTGIALDELAEKKLLPQPLQAIMEADEPLYGVDETLALGITSVYGMIGLTSFGYLDKEKTGIIEQLNQKGSGIHVFLDDLVAGLAAAASSRIAHRSLHAKHYPASLDA comes from the coding sequence ATGTCCTATGAATATGCAGAAACTTTGTTAAATCGCAGAGGCATTCGTATCGAGTCCATTGCGGACATTGTTTTTCAGCTTCAGCTAAAATATTATCCTCATTTGACGATGGAAGAATGTATAGACAGTGTCAAAGCGGTTTTACAAAAGCGTGAGGTTCAATATACGTTGCTCACAGGTATTGCGCTCGATGAGCTGGCCGAAAAAAAACTTCTCCCCCAGCCATTGCAAGCCATTATGGAGGCTGACGAACCGCTGTACGGAGTGGACGAGACACTGGCTCTTGGAATTACGAGTGTGTACGGCATGATCGGCTTAACCAGTTTTGGTTATCTGGATAAGGAAAAGACGGGGATTATTGAACAGCTGAACCAAAAAGGCAGTGGTATTCATGTGTTTTTAGACGATCTTGTCGCCGGACTAGCTGCCGCTGCTTCTTCGCGCATTGCACATCGGAGTCTCCATGCCAAGCATTATCCTGCATCATTGGACGCTTAA
- a CDS encoding YtrH family sporulation protein, translating into MSTFISKAILDFFIAFGIVLGGAMLGGMGAVVSLQPPTQTMLEVAGRIKIWALAAAVGGTMDPIRVIESNMLDGNLSPAIKQILYLIFAFLGAHMGAELVKWVCGNGRP; encoded by the coding sequence ATGAGCACTTTTATATCCAAAGCGATTCTCGACTTCTTCATTGCCTTTGGCATCGTGCTCGGGGGAGCCATGCTCGGCGGAATGGGGGCTGTGGTATCGCTTCAGCCGCCAACCCAGACGATGCTGGAGGTTGCCGGAAGAATTAAAATATGGGCGCTTGCCGCCGCTGTGGGGGGAACGATGGACCCGATCCGGGTCATTGAAAGCAATATGTTGGATGGTAATTTGTCACCTGCCATTAAGCAGATATTGTATTTGATTTTCGCCTTTTTAGGCGCTCATATGGGTGCAGAGCTGGTCAAGTGGGTATGCGGCAACGGACGACCGTGA
- a CDS encoding LysR family transcriptional regulator: MNILKLRILMLIDKFHKATDVAEALQVKQPTVSFHMKSLEKEMGVSLFSLQQGRIILTEAGKKLLPYAKQIISLEQEARQAVDELTEESQGQLHLSAESISGTYLLPTLMTKFAERYPDCRIQLDIQSPDAIKQLLKQGEIDFAFLDDRDSLPEYTVAEPVASDQVGVIRSASALAPAFKLEEVAGPDVLDKHTWVKYSGSSVVDQYSSLVKPHLEINSWEAVKQVVSGGEALAFFPASGVDNNENAAPSVEWLPYPEADNQRSHYQINIVYQQDTHMNLMQQAFLDFIRREGLEMKS; this comes from the coding sequence ATGAATATTCTAAAATTGCGTATTTTAATGCTGATCGACAAATTCCATAAGGCGACGGATGTGGCCGAAGCTTTGCAAGTCAAACAACCTACCGTCAGCTTTCATATGAAGAGCTTGGAAAAGGAAATGGGTGTTTCCCTATTCTCTCTTCAACAAGGCAGGATTATACTAACGGAAGCTGGAAAAAAATTATTACCTTACGCAAAGCAGATCATCTCTCTGGAGCAAGAAGCTAGACAAGCTGTAGATGAACTGACAGAAGAGTCACAGGGTCAATTACATCTGAGTGCAGAGTCGATATCAGGTACGTATCTCCTCCCCACTTTGATGACTAAGTTTGCTGAGCGGTATCCAGATTGTCGTATTCAGTTGGATATTCAATCCCCGGATGCAATTAAGCAACTACTGAAACAGGGGGAAATTGATTTTGCTTTTCTCGACGATAGAGATTCTCTTCCAGAGTATACGGTGGCAGAGCCAGTGGCTTCTGATCAAGTAGGAGTTATCCGTTCTGCATCTGCACTTGCACCTGCATTCAAATTAGAGGAGGTCGCTGGACCCGATGTGCTGGACAAGCACACATGGGTAAAATATAGCGGTTCATCAGTTGTAGATCAGTATTCTTCGCTAGTTAAGCCTCATCTGGAAATCAACTCTTGGGAAGCGGTAAAGCAAGTCGTAAGCGGCGGAGAAGCGCTTGCCTTCTTTCCTGCAAGCGGAGTGGATAATAATGAAAATGCTGCTCCCTCGGTGGAATGGCTCCCTTATCCCGAGGCTGATAACCAAAGGAGCCATTATCAAATAAACATCGTGTATCAACAAGATACACACATGAACTTGATGCAACAGGCATTTCTTGATTTCATACGACGAGAAGGACTGGAAATGAAAAGCTAG
- the accD gene encoding acetyl-CoA carboxylase, carboxyltransferase subunit beta, which translates to MFKDLFQKKRKYATIPSERALSGDQADMPDRPKREIPEGLMTKCGKCGSIQYSKELEKNLKVCPVCGYHMRLNAMDRIRMVLDEDTFTEYDADMISVDPLDFPGYASKLEQQTLKSGLREAVVTGDGLIYGHPVVVAVMSFDFFTGSMGSVVGEKITRAIEQAIDKRLPLIIFSTSGGARMQESILSLMQMAKTSAALARLDEQGLLYISVITDPTTGGVSASFATLGDINIAEPGAVFGFAGRIVIEQTIRQKLPDDFQTSEFNLQHGQLDMVVHRKELRDTLGQLLDLHSVKGVE; encoded by the coding sequence GTGTTTAAAGATTTATTCCAAAAGAAGCGTAAATACGCGACCATCCCTTCGGAACGGGCGCTGAGCGGCGATCAAGCGGACATGCCGGATCGTCCCAAACGGGAAATTCCCGAAGGTCTTATGACCAAATGTGGCAAGTGTGGAAGTATTCAATACAGCAAAGAACTAGAGAAAAATTTGAAAGTGTGTCCGGTGTGCGGATACCATATGCGTTTGAATGCTATGGATCGCATTCGCATGGTGCTCGACGAAGACACGTTTACGGAATATGATGCCGATATGATTTCGGTTGACCCGCTGGACTTTCCGGGATATGCGAGCAAGCTGGAGCAACAGACCCTGAAATCTGGCTTGCGAGAGGCTGTCGTTACGGGCGACGGCCTTATTTATGGACATCCTGTTGTCGTTGCTGTGATGAGCTTTGACTTTTTTACTGGCAGTATGGGTTCGGTCGTAGGAGAGAAAATTACCCGCGCCATTGAGCAAGCAATAGACAAGCGTTTGCCGCTAATTATTTTTTCAACTTCCGGCGGGGCACGTATGCAGGAAAGTATTTTAAGCTTGATGCAGATGGCCAAAACAAGTGCTGCTCTTGCTCGTCTGGATGAGCAGGGCTTGCTGTATATTTCTGTTATCACCGACCCGACTACAGGTGGAGTGTCCGCCAGCTTTGCTACGCTTGGAGATATTAATATCGCGGAGCCAGGAGCTGTATTCGGCTTTGCAGGGCGTATTGTAATTGAACAGACAATCAGACAGAAGTTGCCGGATGATTTTCAAACATCCGAATTTAATTTGCAGCATGGACAATTGGATATGGTTGTACACCGCAAGGAACTGCGTGATACCCTCGGGCAACTGCTTGATCTGCACAGTGTGAAAGGGGTGGAATAG
- a CDS encoding acetyl-CoA carboxylase carboxyltransferase subunit alpha: MAGELPYEKPLVEMRQKIEELKQFGQDKQIDFTDEINRLEERYLEMEEEIYWNITAPQKMHLARHHQRPTSLDLIEQVFTDFIELHGDRLFGDDLAVVGGIAKLNGIPVTVIGQQRGKDTKDNIARFFGSAHPEGFRKGLRLMQQADKFKRPIITFIDTKGAYPGNTAEERGQSEAIARNLREMAKLSVPVICVVIGEGGSGGALAFAVGNRVLMLEHAIYSAISPNGAASILWKDASKADQAAEAMKITANDLLRMEIIEDIVPEPKGGAHRNYEVTAAAIKELLERHLADLTNMSCDELREDRYQKFRKIGQYTFLKPSESEPML, encoded by the coding sequence ATGGCTGGTGAATTGCCTTATGAAAAGCCCCTGGTCGAGATGCGACAGAAGATCGAAGAACTCAAGCAATTCGGACAGGATAAGCAAATTGATTTTACAGATGAAATCAACCGTCTCGAGGAACGTTATCTCGAGATGGAAGAAGAAATATATTGGAACATTACAGCACCACAAAAAATGCATTTGGCCCGTCATCATCAAAGACCAACGTCTCTTGATCTGATTGAGCAGGTGTTTACAGACTTTATTGAATTGCACGGCGACCGCTTGTTTGGAGACGATCTGGCGGTTGTGGGCGGAATTGCCAAGCTAAATGGTATTCCGGTGACCGTCATTGGTCAACAGCGTGGTAAGGATACGAAAGATAACATTGCACGTTTCTTTGGTAGTGCTCATCCGGAAGGATTTCGTAAAGGCTTGCGTCTTATGCAGCAGGCTGATAAATTCAAACGCCCTATTATTACATTTATTGATACGAAGGGCGCTTATCCGGGTAATACAGCAGAGGAGAGAGGTCAATCGGAAGCGATTGCCCGCAACTTGCGGGAGATGGCAAAGCTTTCGGTGCCTGTTATTTGTGTGGTCATCGGCGAGGGTGGAAGCGGCGGTGCGCTTGCGTTTGCAGTCGGTAACCGTGTGCTGATGCTGGAACATGCCATTTATTCGGCCATTTCTCCAAACGGTGCAGCTTCGATTCTATGGAAAGATGCTTCCAAGGCCGATCAGGCAGCTGAAGCCATGAAGATTACGGCTAATGACCTCCTGCGCATGGAAATTATCGAGGATATTGTGCCGGAGCCGAAAGGGGGCGCGCATCGTAACTATGAAGTGACTGCTGCCGCAATCAAGGAGCTATTGGAACGTCATTTGGCAGACCTTACGAATATGAGCTGCGATGAATTGAGGGAAGATCGGTATCAAAAATTCCGAAAAATAGGTCAATACACCTTCTTGAAGCCTTCGGAATCTGAGCCTATGTTGTAA
- the pyk gene encoding pyruvate kinase produces MRKTKIVCTIGPSSESLENVKKLILAGMNVARLNFSHGDFEEHGNRIKNIRQACKELNKNVAILLDTKGPEIRTGKLEVEPIELVQDEFITLTTEEILGTQDRISITYKDLPSDVEPGSTILIDDGLIGLTVIEVSGTEIKCRIVNGGTIKSKKGVNVPGVAISLPGITEKDANDIIFGIEQDIDFIAASFVRKASDVLEIRELLAKHNASHIQIISKIENQQGVDNLDEILEASDGLMVARGDLGVEIPAEEVPLAQKLMINKCNVAGKPVITATQMLDSMQRNPRPTRAEASDVANAIFDGTDAIMLSGETAAGKYPVESVLTMSRIAEKAESSLNYRDLFKKQRTAQEISITEAISQSVSISALDLHAKAILTSTQSGTTARMISKYRPEAPIVAVTTQERTVRRLALIWGVHAVQGRPVVDTTDSLFDNALEGGRKSGLVKEGDLVVITAGVPLGDSGSTNLIKISCVPAQA; encoded by the coding sequence ATGCGCAAAACTAAGATTGTATGTACCATCGGTCCTTCCAGTGAGTCATTGGAAAATGTGAAGAAACTGATTTTGGCTGGTATGAACGTAGCCCGCCTGAATTTCTCTCACGGTGATTTCGAGGAGCATGGCAACCGGATTAAAAACATCCGTCAAGCTTGTAAGGAGCTTAACAAAAACGTTGCTATTTTGCTCGATACGAAGGGGCCGGAAATCCGGACAGGAAAGCTCGAAGTTGAACCTATTGAGCTTGTTCAGGACGAGTTCATTACGCTGACAACGGAAGAAATTCTCGGTACGCAAGATCGTATTTCCATTACGTACAAAGATCTTCCCTCGGACGTGGAGCCCGGCTCCACCATTCTGATCGACGATGGTCTGATCGGACTCACCGTTATTGAAGTATCAGGCACTGAAATCAAATGCCGCATTGTTAATGGTGGAACGATCAAAAGCAAGAAGGGCGTTAACGTTCCAGGCGTTGCTATTTCTTTGCCTGGTATTACCGAAAAAGATGCTAATGATATCATTTTCGGTATTGAGCAGGACATTGATTTCATCGCGGCTTCTTTTGTTCGTAAAGCAAGTGACGTTCTGGAAATCCGTGAATTGCTGGCGAAACACAACGCAAGTCATATCCAAATCATTTCCAAAATAGAAAATCAGCAAGGTGTTGACAACCTGGATGAAATTTTGGAAGCTTCGGATGGTCTGATGGTTGCCCGTGGTGACCTCGGTGTGGAAATTCCTGCTGAAGAAGTGCCTCTGGCGCAAAAATTGATGATTAACAAATGTAATGTAGCTGGCAAGCCTGTTATTACGGCAACACAGATGTTGGATTCCATGCAACGTAACCCGCGTCCGACTCGTGCGGAAGCAAGTGACGTGGCGAATGCTATTTTTGACGGAACAGACGCAATTATGCTGTCCGGCGAAACAGCAGCGGGTAAATATCCGGTAGAATCCGTATTGACGATGTCACGTATTGCAGAAAAAGCTGAGTCCTCTCTGAACTACCGTGATTTGTTCAAGAAACAAAGAACGGCTCAAGAAATTAGTATTACAGAAGCAATCAGTCAATCTGTTTCTATTTCTGCACTTGACCTGCATGCCAAAGCGATCCTGACGTCCACACAAAGCGGAACAACGGCGCGTATGATTTCTAAATACCGTCCTGAAGCTCCAATTGTTGCTGTGACAACACAGGAAAGAACAGTTCGCCGTTTGGCTCTGATCTGGGGCGTACATGCAGTACAAGGCAGACCAGTCGTTGACACAACAGATAGTCTGTTTGACAACGCACTGGAAGGCGGTCGCAAATCTGGCCTCGTTAAAGAGGGCGATTTGGTTGTAATTACTGCGGGCGTACCTCTTGGTGATTCCGGTTCTACGAACCTGATCAAAATTAGCTGCGTTCCAGCACAAGCGTAA
- a CDS encoding DRTGG domain-containing protein has translation MDGLDETVTKHEQLLRHIEQLKIGSKISVRRLAKEMSVSEGTAYRAVKEAENLGIVITKERIGTVRVEKRPRGLSEQLTFADVVNIVEGHVLGGSEGLEKPLHKYVIGAMREEAMARYIDAGSLLIVGNREDAHSLALEQGAGVLITGGFGTSREVKQLADQISLPIISSRHDTFTVASMINRAIFDRLIKKKIMLIEDITAGKPKTLTLKINSTLTEFEELSVTTGHHHFAIVDEWNRLIGIVSRKDVEGLLPEHTMDKCLIRNPITVTYQTSLASAAQMMAWEGVDYLPVVDRNRKLLGSVTRREVLEALRNAQKQPQLGETFDQLIWNGFAEERNEDGSLFFRGFIIPQMATNLGTISEGVLVNVMTQAGYRAARDMTGKDYVLDNLTTYFIRPVQIEDAVVLRPLLLELSRRTCKLEIAISRENHLVCKAVMTLQSIEHG, from the coding sequence TTGGACGGGCTAGATGAAACAGTTACGAAGCATGAGCAGCTATTGCGACATATCGAGCAGTTGAAAATAGGCTCCAAAATTTCTGTGCGCAGGTTGGCTAAAGAAATGAGTGTCAGCGAAGGAACGGCCTATCGGGCCGTGAAGGAAGCCGAGAACCTGGGAATCGTCATTACCAAGGAACGGATCGGAACAGTACGAGTGGAGAAGCGACCGCGCGGCTTGTCCGAGCAGCTGACCTTTGCAGATGTCGTAAATATTGTAGAGGGACATGTACTGGGCGGAAGTGAGGGGCTGGAGAAGCCCTTGCACAAGTATGTGATCGGAGCGATGCGCGAGGAAGCTATGGCCCGTTATATTGACGCAGGTAGTTTGCTAATCGTTGGTAACCGTGAGGATGCGCATTCACTTGCATTGGAGCAGGGGGCCGGTGTGCTGATTACAGGGGGCTTCGGTACGAGCCGAGAGGTTAAGCAGCTCGCAGATCAGATTAGTCTGCCGATTATTTCCTCACGCCATGATACTTTTACAGTGGCATCTATGATTAATAGAGCCATATTTGACCGCTTGATCAAAAAGAAAATTATGCTGATTGAAGACATTACGGCAGGCAAACCGAAAACGTTGACCTTGAAAATCAACAGCACGCTTACCGAGTTTGAAGAACTTTCGGTGACGACTGGACATCATCATTTTGCAATAGTGGATGAATGGAATCGTTTAATTGGTATCGTCAGCCGCAAAGATGTGGAGGGGCTTCTACCTGAGCATACGATGGATAAATGTCTGATCCGCAATCCGATAACGGTCACCTACCAGACCTCGCTGGCTTCTGCTGCGCAAATGATGGCGTGGGAAGGTGTAGATTATTTGCCGGTCGTGGACCGTAACCGCAAGCTGCTTGGGTCCGTTACACGGCGTGAGGTGCTGGAGGCGCTGCGTAACGCCCAAAAGCAGCCACAACTTGGCGAGACGTTCGACCAGTTGATCTGGAACGGGTTTGCTGAAGAGCGTAATGAGGACGGATCGTTATTTTTTCGCGGTTTTATTATTCCGCAGATGGCGACCAATTTAGGTACGATCTCGGAAGGCGTACTGGTCAACGTGATGACACAAGCGGGCTACCGGGCAGCTAGAGACATGACCGGCAAAGATTATGTGCTGGACAATTTGACGACTTATTTTATTAGACCCGTACAGATAGAGGATGCTGTCGTTCTTCGTCCATTGCTGCTCGAGCTGAGTCGTCGTACCTGCAAGCTAGAAATTGCAATTTCACGGGAAAATCATTTGGTATGCAAAGCAGTGATGACGCTTCAATCCATTGAACATGGTTAG
- a CDS encoding YlbF family regulator — MNIYDKAHDLAKALKESKEVEEITSAMKLIETDPEAKKMLDDFRERQMEVQQRMMSGDMPAQEEMEKMEKLFEVLSLNLNIRRLFDAERRLSVIIEDVNKIIADSLQHLYGSSL; from the coding sequence ATGAACATCTATGACAAAGCCCATGATTTAGCGAAAGCATTAAAGGAAAGCAAAGAGGTAGAGGAAATTACGTCAGCGATGAAGCTGATCGAAACCGATCCAGAAGCCAAGAAAATGCTCGACGATTTCCGTGAACGCCAAATGGAAGTACAGCAACGCATGATGAGCGGCGATATGCCAGCACAGGAAGAGATGGAAAAGATGGAGAAGCTGTTTGAGGTACTTAGCTTGAATCTCAACATCCGTCGCCTGTTCGACGCTGAACGTCGCCTGAGCGTGATTATTGAGGACGTTAACAAAATTATTGCAGACAGCCTTCAACATTTGTATGGTTCATCTCTGTAA